The Daucus carota subsp. sativus chromosome 7, DH1 v3.0, whole genome shotgun sequence genome window below encodes:
- the LOC108195007 gene encoding UDP-glycosyltransferase 83A1-like, with protein MDLQQHVLVVPCPAQGHVKPLIKMAYNLAYHGIKVTFANTEHVGGKILAAMSESDKEQCPIRLVTYSDGLESSPEKRDGPGMMDDLKKVMPDNLEKLIKQINDSDNEPITCVIADLSVGYILEVARKLGLKQVAVWPAGPGSLALSLHVPKLIETGIIDENGSPIGNELIRLSEEVPALKSSELTWSCPGNPTVQKMLLDYSLDVKQAAENASIVLCNTYYNLDSSSCAMIPNVLPIGPLPAIKKLNPSSGTLSSQDSTCISWLDKQPANSVIYIAFGSTTVFSQKQFNELALGIELSGHSFLWVVRPNIVNGSFPEYPNNFLERTAARGKIVEWAPQEEILAHTSVSCFFSHCGWNSTMEGLSHGVPFLCWPYMWDQFFNKNYICEMWKVGLSLEHDEDGMISRHEIKTKIYDLLTDDGVKTNALKLMENAKKSVNEGGSSYENFKSFIKYLEA; from the exons ATGGACTTGCAGCAACACGTATTGGTTGTGCCATGTCCAGCACAAGGCCATGTCAAGCCGCTCATCAAGATGGCGTACAACTTGGCTTATCACGGGATCAAGGTCACATTTGCCAATACTGAACACGTTGGAGGAAAAATTCTAGCTGCAATGTCTGAGTCAGACAAGGAACAGTGTCCAATAAGGCTAGTCACGTATTCAGATGGATTGGAGTCGAGCCCTGAAAAAAGAGATGGACCGGGGATGATGGATGACCTTAAGAAAGTCATGCCTGACAATCTGGAAAAATTAATCAAGCAGATCAATGACTCAGATAATGAGCCAATCACTTGTGTCATAGCTGATCTATCAGTTGGATATATACTAGAAGTTGCCAGAAAATTGGGTCTTAAACAGGTTGCAGTTTGGCCTGCAGGACCAGGTAGCTTGGCCTTGTCACTTCATGTCCCAAAACTCATAGAAACAGGAATTATAGACGAAAATG GTTCACCAATTGGAAATGAGCTGATCCGTTTATCAGAAGAAGTTCCTGCGCTGAAAAGCAGCGAACTCACTTGGAGCTGTCCAGGTAATCCAACAGTACAAAAAATGCTATTAGACTATTCTCTAGATGTCAAACAGGCTGCTGAAAATGCTAGCATTGTTCTATGCAACACCTATTATAATCTTGACTCGTCCTCTTGTGCCATGATTCCCAATGTCCTGCCAATCGGTCCACTGCCTGCAATAAAAAAACTAAACCCTTCTAGTGGAACTTTATCCTCTCAAGATTCGACTTGTATAAGCTGGCTAGATAAACAGCCTGCAAACTCGGTCATTTATATTGCCTTTGGCAGCACGACTGTGTTTAGCCAGAAGCAGTTCAATGAATTAGCACTCGGAATTGAACTATCAGGCCACTCTTTTCTATGGGTTGTACGACCAAACATTGTCAACGGATCATTTCCTGAATACCCAAATAATTTTCTGGAAAGAACAGCTGCTCGTGGCAAGATTGTTGAATGGGCACCTCAAGAAGAAATTCTTGCTCATACTTCGGTTTCTTGTTTCTTTTCTCATTGTGGATGGAACTCAACGATGGAGGGACTCAGCCACGGTGTACCATTTTTGTGCTGGCCTTACATGTGGGATCAATTTTTCAATAAGAATTATATTTGTGAAATGTGGAAAGTTGGGTTATCACTTGAGCACGACGAAGATGGGATGATATCTAGGCATGAGATTAAGACCAAGATTTATGATCTATTAACTGATGACGGAGTCAAGACAAATGCATTGAAGCTGATGGAGAACGCTAAAAAGAGTGTAAATGAAGGTGGTTCATCATATGAGAATTTCAAAAGCTTTATCAAGTACCTAGAAGCCTAA